Genomic window (Desulfovibrio aminophilus):
CTTCTGCAGGCGGCCCATGTCCCCGGTGAGGGCGGTGAGCTTGTTGTACAGGGCCAGGCGGAAGGCCGTGGGATAGACGTCGTTGGTGGACTGGGAGCAGTTCACGTGGTTGTTCGGATGGCAGTGCTCGTACTGGCCCTTCTCGTGGCCCATGATCTCCAGGGCGCGGTTGGCGATGACCTCGTTGGCGTTCATGTTCGTGGAGGTGCCCGCGCCGCCCTGGATGCAGTCCACGGGGAACTGGTCGTGGTACTTGCCCGCGATGATCTCGTCGCAGGCGGCGCAGATGGCCTGGGCGACCTTGGCCGGAACCACGCCGAGCTCCATGTTGGCCATGGCCGCGGCCTTCTTCACCTGGGCCAGGGCGATGATCATCTCGGGCCACTGGGCCAGGGAACAGCAGGAAATGTTGAAGTTCTCCACGGCGCGCATGGTCTGGATGCCGTAGTAGACCCCGGAGGGAATCTCCCTCTCGCCGAGAAAGTCGTGTTCAGTGCGGGACTTCATGTGGTCAACTCCGTCTGTGAATGGGTTTCTCACTGTCCGCCGGTCCACCGGTGGATGTCGTCAGCATTTGTTTCCGAAAGAACAAAATCGGTGCCAGGAAGACCAATTCTGGCAACAGTCTAAAATAATTTATTTTTTATTAAGGCGAGGCGGGAGTTGAAGAGGCAAGGCGAATGCAGCAGGTTATGGCCGTTGGTGGTGATGAGCGTGTATGAATAATAAAATCAAAGAGATAAAAAAATAATATCGCCGGGGTTATGCCATAGCCCCGGTTATGCCCTTTCGCGGGGGGCGGAGAGTGGAAGGATGCTGTGCTTGAATCTTTATCTTTTTCAGCATAATTATTGGATAAATCATTCCGACCGCCTGTTTTCCCGACATGATGCATGAAAGGCGCGCCGCAACTTCATGCCCAACCAGAGGACGCACCCATGATCAGCTCCACCGTTTTTCCCGGCCGCTACGTCCAAGGGGCCGGAGCCCTGTCCCGGCTGCCCGGCGAACTGGCCCGCCTGGGCCGCCGACACTTCCTCATCTGCTCCCCGACCCCCCTGGAGCGCGTGCTGCCGCCCCTGCTGCCGGAACTTGAGGCCGCGGGCGCGGTCCGGGCCGAACGCTTCGGCCGCGAGTGCTCGGCCCAGGAGATCGCGCGGTTGCTGGCCCTGGCCAAGGATTTCGGGGCCGGGACCGTCTGCGCCCTGGGCGGGGGCAAGACCCTGGACGCCGCGAAGATCGTGGCGGCCCGGCTCGGCGTGCCCGCGGCCATCGTCCCGACCATCGCCTCCACGGACGCGCCGTGCAGCTCGGTGAGCATCATCTATTCCCCCGAGGGCGTGTTCGAGCGGGTGGAGACGCTGCCCCGCAACCCCGACCTCGTGCTGGTGGACACCGCGCTCGTCGCCGCCGCCCCGGCCCGGTACCTCGTCGCGGGCATGGGCGACGCCCTGGCCACCTGGTTCGAGGCGGACGCCTGCCGGATCAGCCGCGCCACGACCATCGCGGGCGGCGTGGGCTCCATGAGCGCCCTGGCCCTGGCCCGGCTCTGCTACGAGACGGTCCGCGACTGGGGCCCGGCCGCGCGCACGGCCTGCGAGGCGGGCGTGGTCACCCCGGCGGTGGAGCGGGTGGTGGAGGCCAACACGCTGCTGAGCGGCCTGGGCTTCGAGAGCGGCGGCCTGGCGGCGGCCCATTCCGTGCACAACGGCCTGACCGCCCTGCCCGCCACGCACCGGCTGTTCCACGGCGAAAAGGTCGCCTTCGGCGTGCTCGCCTCCCTGCACCTGACCGGCAAGCCGCCGCTGCTGGTGGACGAGGTCTACGCCGTGTGCGGGGGGCTCGGGCTGCCGACCACCCTCGCGGACCTGGGGCTGGACGGGGTCGCGGAGGAGGATCTGGCCCGAGTGGCGGAAAAGTCCTGCGCGCCCGGGGAGAGCATCCGCAACGAGCCCGTGGAGATCACGCCCGGGCTGGTCCTCGCGGCCATCAAGGCCGCCGACGCGGAAGGCCGCCGACGCAAGAAGGCCGCCGCCCGGGCGTGATCCCGGGGGCGTTCCGCGCCGTCCCATCGCCGTGTCCTAGAACGTGAGGACCTTCTGCAGCAGCGCGCGCATGGTCTGCATCCGCGTGCTGGAGCCCTGGGTGTAGCGGTACTCCAGCCCCAGCTGCCAGCTGTCGCGGAAGAGCAGGTCCGCGCCGCCGCCGAGCACGAGGGTGTTCCGGTCCGTCGGGCTCAGGCTGTACTGGTAGGTCGCGCCGGAGGTCCCCTGGTCGGCGTAGGCCATGGTGGCCACCCCGCTGTCCGAGAAGTCGCGCTGGTACTCCACGCGCGCGAAGGGCTTGGCCGTCAGGCTCTCATAGGTGTAGAGCAGCGAGCCGCGCAGGCCCAGGGCGAGCCGGGTGGTCGAGAGGTCCTGCTTGAAGTAGACGAGGTCGTAGGCCCCCGCGCCGCTTTCCTCGCTGCGGTCCAGGTGCGTGGAGGCCAGGTCCAGCCGCCCGTATGGGGAGAGCATCAGGCTGCTGGTCTTGAATTCGTAGCCGCCGCTGATCGAGGTGAGCCACTGCGTGCCCTGCCGCTCCGAGGTGGCGTGGGTTCCGGCGGCGCCCACGTAGCGCCGGATGTCGAAGTCCAGGTGGTTCACCCCCACCAGCCCGTCCAGGAAGAAGCCCTCCAGGGGCAGGAAGCTGCCGTAGAACATGACCCCGTAGCTGTCCCCGGTGCTTTTGCTCCCGTCGTCCCCGATGGTCGCGTACTCGTGGCCGTAGCCCACGCCCATGCCCAGGAGCAGTTGGTCGTTGACGCGGAAGTCCATGCCCGCCGAGACGCCCGAGGTGGTGAAGCTCGTGTCGCTGTCCGTGCTGCTGCCGATGGAGATGGCGCCGCCGGTCCAGGCGGAGAGGCCGGTGCCCAGGAGGTCGTCGGTTTCGCTGTCCAGGTTCAGCGAGGGCAGGGGCGCGACGCGCGAGCCGGACCGCTCGGAGGACTTCGCCGCCGCCATGAGCAGGGAGCCGATGTCCCAGCCGCCGGACAGGCCGCCGAATCCCGAGATCCCCAGGCCGGAGGCCAGGGCCGAGAGGGGCGGGGTTTCGCTGTTTCGGGCGGCCGCGCCGGGGCCCCAGGCCTTGGCGTCCCAGGTCCGGGGCGGGAAGGGCGTGGCCGGGCCGGTCTGGCCGTTGCCGGGGCTCCAGCCCGTGGAGCCGCTGGACCGGCCTCCGGTCCTGGCCTGCGGTGGCGGGGCCCCGTTCCGCGTGGGCTCGGGCCGGTCGTGCAGGTCTTCCAGACGTGACTGGAAGTTGCTGATCTGGGCCTTGGCGAAGCGGTTGGCGGCGGTCACCTGGGCGGAGACCAGCCCCTGCACGGTCGCGTCCTGGGCCGGGTTGGGCCGCGCCTGCACCGTGATGGTCACGGTGGCCGGGGCCGACGTCCCGCCGGAGTTGGTGGCGGTGTAGGCGAAGCTGTCCGCCCCGATGTAGCCCGTGGTGGGGGTGTAGGTGATGCTCGTGCCGCCGACCGTGGCCGTGCCGTGGCCCGGCGCGCTGGTTACGGCCACGCTGGCGGGCGCGCCGCCGGTGACGTTCAGGGGGATGGCGTTGCCCGAGCTGTCGGCCAGTACGTTGACGCTCACCGCCCCGGCCACGGGAGCCAGGGCCGTGACGGTGACGGACACGACGGCCGGGGCCGAGGTGCCGCCCGCGTTGGTGGCGGTGTAGGTGAAGCTGTCCGCGCCGGAATAGCCCGAGACCGGAGTGTAGGTGATGCCCAGGCCGACGACCGCGGCCGCGCCGTGGCCGGGCGCGGCCGCCACGGCCACGCTGGCGGGCGCGCCGCCGGTGATGCTCAGGGGAACGGCGTTGCCCGCGCTGTTGTAGGCCACGCTGGTGCTCACGGCGTTGGCCACCGGGGCCAGGGGATTCACGGCCAGGGTATAGCCCTGGGAGCCGGTGAAGTGCGAGGCGCTGGCGTCCGTGGCCGTGACCGTGAAGGTGGAGGAGCCCTCGACGACGCAGGCGCCGGAGAGCACACCCGCCGCCGAGAGGCTCATGCCCGCGGGCAGGGCTCCGCTGGTGACGGCGAAGGTGTAGGGCGCGGTGGAGCCGCCGGCCGTCAGGGTCTGGCTGTAGGCCGCGCCGCTGATCGCGGCGGGCAGGCTGGTGGGCGAGATGGTCACGGTCGGCCCGGCCACGGTGAAGCTCTGGTTCACCTGGGGAGCGGGGAGGTAGGTGGCGTCGCCCGCCTGGTCGGCGTTGATGGTGCAGGCGCCGGTGTTGACGAAGGTGAGCGCCCCGGCCCCGGTGATGGTGCACACGGCCGGGGTGGCCGAGCTGAAGCCGACCGTGAGCCCGGAGCTGGCCGTGGCCGAAAGCGTGGGCGACGTGCCGTAGGTCTGGGTGCCGGGGTTGGCGAAGCTGATGGTTTGGCCGGACTTGGGCGTCACTCCGGCGGACGCGGCCGAGGCCGGTCCGGTGCCCGCCGAGTTGGTGGCCGTGACGGTGAAGGTGTAGCTCGTGCCGTTGGTCAACCCGCTCACCGTGATGGGGCTGGCCGCGCCCGTGCCGGTGTTGCCTCCCGGGCTCGCGGTGACGGTGTAGGAGGTGATGGCCGCGCCGCCGGTGGAGGCCGGGGCGGTGAAGCTCACCGTCGCCTGGTGATCCCCGGCGGTGGCCGCGCCGATGGTGGGCGCGCCGGGGGCCACCGGAGCCACGGTGAAGCTCTGGCTCACCTGGGGCGCGGGGGCGTATGTGGCGTCGCCCGCCTGGTCGGCGTTGATGGTGCAGGCGCCGGTGGCGACGAAGGTGAGCGCCCCGGCCCCGGTGGTGGTGCACACGGCCGGGGTGCCCGAGCTGAAGCTGACCGCGAGCGTGGAGCTGGCCGTGGCCGACAGGGTGGGCGACGTGCCGAAGTCCTGGACGCCGGGATTGGCGAAGGTGATGGTCTGCGGGGTCTTCACCGTCACGGTGATGGTGCGGGTGGCGGTGGCTTCGCCGTCGCCGACCTGCACGGTGAAGGTCTCCGTGCCCGTGTAGCCCCCGGCCGGGGTGTAGGTGATGCTGCCGCCGGGGGCGATGTCCGTGCCGCCGGAACTCGCGGTGGCCCCGGAAAAGCTCAGGGTCCCGCCGTGGTCCGGGGCCACGCTCTGGCTCCAGGTCAGGGTCTGGCCGGAGCTCGTGTCGCTCACGTGCAGCAGGTCCTTCACGTCCGTGGCGGCCGCGTCGCGCACCACGGAGAGGGTCGTGGTCGCGCCGACGAAGGCGGGCGCGATGTTGCAGGCGGAGGTGGCGAACGTCACGTCGTCGCCGTTGTAGGGCAGCCCGCCCATGGTCGCGGTCACCCGGTAGTGGTAGGTGGTGCCGCAGGTCAGGCCGGTGACGGCCGCGCTGACCGGGGTGTTGCTCGAACCCGTGACCGGGCTTTCAGCGGCGGTGGCCGTGCTTCCGTACGCGGTGGTCAGGCCGTAGCCGAAGGTGACGGCCGCGCTGCCGCCCTGGGGATTGACCACGCCGTTCAGGGTCGCCCCGGTGGAGGTGATGGCGCTGGCGGCGCTGGTGGTGGCGGAGGCGAAGTCGTAGCTGACGTTGTCCACGTAGGGGTCCAGCCGCTCGCTGGCGACGATCCGCACCTCGTCGAGGCCGATCCAGAGCGAGCCCGGGGTGTAGGACAGCCAGCCGTAGCCCACCTGCGGCATGGTCTGCGGGCCGCTGTCGTAGATCTTGGTCCCTCCGCTGTAACCCTGGATGGTGACGCTGACCGCCGCATGGATGCCGCCGCCATTGTCCGTGTAGTTGCAGAGCGCGACCCCGTTGAAGTTGAACTTCCCGCCCCCGGTCCGGGCGATGTCGATCTCCCGGACGGTTCCAAGGTCGCTCGGCCAATCCGTGATGAGGCAGCCGTCGCCCATCGGGTTCACGCTCGCATCGAAACCGCCGTCGACCGACCAGCGGCTCAGGCCGACGACGGAGCGGGAGCCGTCGCGCAGGGTGTAGTCCAGGCCGCGGTAGCCGGCCGGGTTGGCGTCGAGCGGGCCGAGGTCGGTCTGGAAGTTTTCGGTGGTCAGGGCCAGGGCCGAGGTCGGCAGGAGCCAGAGCGCGAACAGGACCAGGGCGGCGAGGAGTCCCCGGCGCGAAGGCCGGGGCCCCCGCCCCCCGTGTCGCGGCGTCCTGGCCGCCGGGCCTCGCGGCCCCGTGATGCGTGCTCCGCGCTCCATCCGGTCCCGGCTAGTCTCCCGGCCTTGGCGGGTAGACGCCCTGGAAGGCGATGCAGAACCGCAGGGCCAGGTGCGGCTGTTGGTTCTCGTGCTTCTCCATCCTGGGGTTGGTGAACGACGAGATCGCGCCCGCGCCCATTTCCTCGATGTGCTCCGTCTCCGATGCGTAGGCCTTGAACTCGCTTGTCCGCCCCGCTAGGCAGCCTCTCCCGAGGGTATGCTGGGCCGCCACGGTATTGTTCGCCTTCACGGGGATGGAGCAGAGCTGATGCCTGTGCTGGGGGAAGTGCTCAACGGTCGCCATGCTCGCGGGAACGCCGATGGTCTGGCCCAGCTGCCGGGCGCTGAGCCCCTTGCCCTCTCCCGCGCCGCCGGGAATCCGGCCGTTCAGGTTGGGCAGGGCGAAGGTGGTCCTGCCGTCCCCGCCGTAGCGGTTGCCGATGAGCGCATGGAGCGCCGCCGTGTCCGGGGACGCGACCTGAAGCAGCTGCCCGTCGCAGCTCATCCAGCCCGCGGGCGTCGCGCCGTGGGCGAACAGGCGTATCTCGGCGATGAATTGGTCC
Coding sequences:
- a CDS encoding lyase family protein, with product MKSRTEHDFLGEREIPSGVYYGIQTMRAVENFNISCCSLAQWPEMIIALAQVKKAAAMANMELGVVPAKVAQAICAACDEIIAGKYHDQFPVDCIQGGAGTSTNMNANEVIANRALEIMGHEKGQYEHCHPNNHVNCSQSTNDVYPTAFRLALYNKLTALTGDMGRLQKGFADKGAEFADVLKMGRTQLQDAVPMTLGQEFSAYATTLGEDICRVREA
- a CDS encoding glycerol dehydrogenase, with the translated sequence MISSTVFPGRYVQGAGALSRLPGELARLGRRHFLICSPTPLERVLPPLLPELEAAGAVRAERFGRECSAQEIARLLALAKDFGAGTVCALGGGKTLDAAKIVAARLGVPAAIVPTIASTDAPCSSVSIIYSPEGVFERVETLPRNPDLVLVDTALVAAAPARYLVAGMGDALATWFEADACRISRATTIAGGVGSMSALALARLCYETVRDWGPAARTACEAGVVTPAVERVVEANTLLSGLGFESGGLAAAHSVHNGLTALPATHRLFHGEKVAFGVLASLHLTGKPPLLVDEVYAVCGGLGLPTTLADLGLDGVAEEDLARVAEKSCAPGESIRNEPVEITPGLVLAAIKAADAEGRRRKKAAARA
- a CDS encoding autotransporter domain-containing protein, whose product is MERGARITGPRGPAARTPRHGGRGPRPSRRGLLAALVLFALWLLPTSALALTTENFQTDLGPLDANPAGYRGLDYTLRDGSRSVVGLSRWSVDGGFDASVNPMGDGCLITDWPSDLGTVREIDIARTGGGKFNFNGVALCNYTDNGGGIHAAVSVTIQGYSGGTKIYDSGPQTMPQVGYGWLSYTPGSLWIGLDEVRIVASERLDPYVDNVSYDFASATTSAASAITSTGATLNGVVNPQGGSAAVTFGYGLTTAYGSTATAAESPVTGSSNTPVSAAVTGLTCGTTYHYRVTATMGGLPYNGDDVTFATSACNIAPAFVGATTTLSVVRDAAATDVKDLLHVSDTSSGQTLTWSQSVAPDHGGTLSFSGATASSGGTDIAPGGSITYTPAGGYTGTETFTVQVGDGEATATRTITVTVKTPQTITFANPGVQDFGTSPTLSATASSTLAVSFSSGTPAVCTTTGAGALTFVATGACTINADQAGDATYAPAPQVSQSFTVAPVAPGAPTIGAATAGDHQATVSFTAPASTGGAAITSYTVTASPGGNTGTGAASPITVSGLTNGTSYTFTVTATNSAGTGPASAASAGVTPKSGQTISFANPGTQTYGTSPTLSATASSGLTVGFSSATPAVCTITGAGALTFVNTGACTINADQAGDATYLPAPQVNQSFTVAGPTVTISPTSLPAAISGAAYSQTLTAGGSTAPYTFAVTSGALPAGMSLSAAGVLSGACVVEGSSTFTVTATDASASHFTGSQGYTLAVNPLAPVANAVSTSVAYNSAGNAVPLSITGGAPASVAVAAAPGHGAAAVVGLGITYTPVSGYSGADSFTYTATNAGGTSAPAVVSVTVTALAPVAGAVSVNVLADSSGNAIPLNVTGGAPASVAVTSAPGHGTATVGGTSITYTPTTGYIGADSFAYTATNSGGTSAPATVTITVQARPNPAQDATVQGLVSAQVTAANRFAKAQISNFQSRLEDLHDRPEPTRNGAPPPQARTGGRSSGSTGWSPGNGQTGPATPFPPRTWDAKAWGPGAAARNSETPPLSALASGLGISGFGGLSGGWDIGSLLMAAAKSSERSGSRVAPLPSLNLDSETDDLLGTGLSAWTGGAISIGSSTDSDTSFTTSGVSAGMDFRVNDQLLLGMGVGYGHEYATIGDDGSKSTGDSYGVMFYGSFLPLEGFFLDGLVGVNHLDFDIRRYVGAAGTHATSERQGTQWLTSISGGYEFKTSSLMLSPYGRLDLASTHLDRSEESGAGAYDLVYFKQDLSTTRLALGLRGSLLYTYESLTAKPFARVEYQRDFSDSGVATMAYADQGTSGATYQYSLSPTDRNTLVLGGGADLLFRDSWQLGLEYRYTQGSSTRMQTMRALLQKVLTF
- a CDS encoding phage tail protein, whose amino-acid sequence is MADQFIAEIRLFAHGATPAGWMSCDGQLLQVASPDTAALHALIGNRYGGDGRTTFALPNLNGRIPGGAGEGKGLSARQLGQTIGVPASMATVEHFPQHRHQLCSIPVKANNTVAAQHTLGRGCLAGRTSEFKAYASETEHIEEMGAGAISSFTNPRMEKHENQQPHLALRFCIAFQGVYPPRPGD